The bacterium genome includes the window GTCCCCGCGCAGGCGGTGGACATGGATGTTGTAGCCGGCGCGGCCGAGGCCGATGACGCCGATCTTGATGGGACTCTTCTTCGCCATGGGAAGCTCCTTCGTGGGCGATAGGCTGCGCCGGTCCGTTCGTCACCGGGCGACGGATTCCTCCGGGTTACGTCAGGAAGGCCGGCAGAACGATCTCGATGTTCAGGCCTGCCAGCGCCGCGGCGCCGAAGCAGACACCGATGGCCGACGGCACGAGGGACAGCGCCAGCATCCAGCGCAGTCGCGTCAGAATCGTGATCGCCAGCAGCGCCACGGACAGCGAGAGGAAGACCTCGGTCATGTCCAGCAGGTCGGCGATGCGGTTCATGCGTTCCACATTTGCCTCGTGCGCCTTGGCTTTGGCGCTGGTCTCCTCCTTCTCCTGCTCGTAGCGGTCTATCTCAGCGCTGTACCTGGCCAGGCGCTTGTCTACCTCGGCGCGGGCAGCCGGGGTGAGACCGGGCGAGGTGAGCAGCATGGTCTCAAAGGAGTCCCGCTGCAGCTTGTACATGTACTGCTTCATGCTCTTGGCCTGGTACATGGCCCACATGTCCACCGCGTCGGACTTCTGCTGCAGGATGCCATAGTCCATGTTGTCGGCCTTCACGCCGCACAGGGCCATGAAGGTGGCGATGACGGCCACGATGACGGCGGCGACGTTGACGAACCGGTCGTTGCTGCCCTCGGCGTTCTCGTGCGCCTGATCCACGATCTCGTCTACCATCCGGGGCCCACCTCGTGACGCTGACCTTGCGCGCGACGGGTGGCAATTCCCGCAGAGGTGCAGGCGCACCTGCGACGAAAGGGAGGGCGTTGTCCAGCCCGCGACAGCGAGGTGAGCCCAGTGAGCACCCCCGAGTGGTCGGACCACGAGAAGGCACGGCTCCGCGACGACGCCCTCCGCCTCATCATCCCGCACTTCGCCAGCAATGCCGAGTTGGCCGGCGGCCCGAAGATCTTCGTGCGTGGCGAGGGCTGCTACGTGTGGGACGTAGATGGCAGCAAGTACTTCGAC containing:
- a CDS encoding DUF4337 domain-containing protein; translation: MVDEIVDQAHENAEGSNDRFVNVAAVIVAVIATFMALCGVKADNMDYGILQQKSDAVDMWAMYQAKSMKQYMYKLQRDSFETMLLTSPGLTPAARAEVDKRLARYSAEIDRYEQEKEETSAKAKAHEANVERMNRIADLLDMTEVFLSLSVALLAITILTRLRWMLALSLVPSAIGVCFGAAALAGLNIEIVLPAFLT